One window of Parambassis ranga chromosome 3, fParRan2.1, whole genome shotgun sequence genomic DNA carries:
- the znf821 gene encoding zinc finger protein 821 isoform X2: MTTKRTQCRLQGAGVKEESEEGADHGNNFVCPLCTLDFSSPEKLISHVYQHTTMMSNTKSYVCPVCGRALSSPGSLGRHLLIHSEDRLSNCAVCGARFTDTNNFNREKLKDVLDTSRMDIIGGRDSCSMSHSLSSSPMSSPGAGSQSCHGPGPSPSSCQSTRSCQASELSPSLCQVQRTCQGPGHMSNQCQGPRPCHGPGLGSGPCSGPGPCTGTDQGPSFPSLPDSLLSDGPSLASIPDALNSSSSSLPPIPDILSPMPVYPAGVLLVCNSCMAYQQLVEAKSPMRKWALRRKNEPLEARLHRLERERTAKKNKRACETDEERELRRLRDREAKRMQRMQETEDQRARRLQRDREAMRLKRANETPEKRQARLLREREAKRIKRRLEKIDPALRTQIEHDPAAMAALTADMSLFQFPCPMPVPSIDNGLFMKLP, encoded by the exons ATGACCACCAAGAGAACACAGTGCCGCCTACAAGGAGCGGGAGTCAAAGAG GAGagtgaggaaggagcagaccaCGGTAACAActttgtttgtcctctctgcacGCTGGATTTCAGCAGCCCTGAGAAGCTCATCTCACATGTCTACCAG CACACAACTATGATGAGCAACACCAAGAGCTATGTGTGCCCAGTGTGTGGGCGAGCCCTGAGTTCCCCTGGCTCACTTGGACGGCATCTTCTCATCCACTCCGAGGACCGCCTCTCCAACTGCGCTGTCTGTGGTGCACGCTTCACAGACACCAACAACTTTAACAG GGAGAAGCTTAAAGATGTCCTTGACACATCCAGGATGGATATCATTGGTGGAAGGGACAGCTGTTCCATGTCCCACTCCCTGTCCAGCAGCCCAATGAGCAGCCCCGGTGCTGGCTCTCAGTCCTGCCATGGACCAGGCCCCAGCCCCAGTTCATGTCAGAGTACTCGCTCATGTCAAGCGTCTGAACTTAGCCCCAGCCTATGTCAAGTCCAACGTACCTGCCAAGGACCGGGCCACATGTCGAACCAGTGTCAAGGACCCAGACCATGTCATGGTCCAGGCCTGGGATCTGGACCGTGCTCAGGACCAGGACCATGCACAGGCACTGACCAAGGACCCTCCTTTCCTTCACTGCCTGACAGTCTCCTCTCTGATGGGCCATCACTTGCATCCATCCCTGATGCTCTCAACTCCTCTTCTTCAAGCCTTCCTCCTATCCCTGACATCCTGAGCCCCATGCCGGTCTATCCTGCCGGAGTGCTGCTGGTGTGCAACAGCTGCATGGCCTATCAGCAGTTAGTGGAGGCCAAGTCACCGATGCGAAAATGGGCTCTGCGTAGGAAAAATGAACCCTTGGAGGCTCGTCTGCATCGTTTAGAGCGTGAGCGCACAGCTAAGAAGAACAAGCGGGCATGCGAGACAGACGAGGAGAGGGAACTGAGAAGGTTGCGGGACCGCGAGGCCAAGCGCATGCAGAGGATGCAGGAGACGGAGGATCAGCGGGCACgcagactgcagagagacagagaggccatGCGTTTAAAGAGGGCCAATGAGACACCAGAGAAGAGGCAAGCCAGGCTGCTCCGTGAGAGGGAGGCAAAGAGGATCAAACGACGCCTGGAGAAGATCGACCCTGCTCTGAGGACACAGATAGAGCATGATCCTGCTGCAATGGCCGCCCTCACAGCAGACATGAGTCTATTTCAGTTCCCCTGCCCTATGCCGGTCCCTTCCATCGATAATGGCCTGTTCATGAAACTGCCCTAA
- the znf821 gene encoding zinc finger protein 821 isoform X1 codes for MGPFHTSGIAGLQHTINMDGRDEFTEDSECCSNNSQETQGQDSLSEDSDSDPDNHGGDSSSNGSADDHMTTKRTQCRLQGAGVKEESEEGADHGNNFVCPLCTLDFSSPEKLISHVYQHTTMMSNTKSYVCPVCGRALSSPGSLGRHLLIHSEDRLSNCAVCGARFTDTNNFNREKLKDVLDTSRMDIIGGRDSCSMSHSLSSSPMSSPGAGSQSCHGPGPSPSSCQSTRSCQASELSPSLCQVQRTCQGPGHMSNQCQGPRPCHGPGLGSGPCSGPGPCTGTDQGPSFPSLPDSLLSDGPSLASIPDALNSSSSSLPPIPDILSPMPVYPAGVLLVCNSCMAYQQLVEAKSPMRKWALRRKNEPLEARLHRLERERTAKKNKRACETDEERELRRLRDREAKRMQRMQETEDQRARRLQRDREAMRLKRANETPEKRQARLLREREAKRIKRRLEKIDPALRTQIEHDPAAMAALTADMSLFQFPCPMPVPSIDNGLFMKLP; via the exons GGCCATTTCACACTTCAGGCATTGCAGGACTTCAGCACACTATTAACATGGACGGCAGGGATGAGTTCACAGAAGACAGTGAATGCTGCAGCAACAACTCCCAGGAAACCCAAGGGCAGGATAGCCTCTCAG AAGACAGCGATAGTGACCCAGACAACCACGGTGGAGACTCGTCCTCCAACGGCTCTGCTGACGACCACATGACCACCAAGAGAACACAGTGCCGCCTACAAGGAGCGGGAGTCAAAGAG GAGagtgaggaaggagcagaccaCGGTAACAActttgtttgtcctctctgcacGCTGGATTTCAGCAGCCCTGAGAAGCTCATCTCACATGTCTACCAG CACACAACTATGATGAGCAACACCAAGAGCTATGTGTGCCCAGTGTGTGGGCGAGCCCTGAGTTCCCCTGGCTCACTTGGACGGCATCTTCTCATCCACTCCGAGGACCGCCTCTCCAACTGCGCTGTCTGTGGTGCACGCTTCACAGACACCAACAACTTTAACAG GGAGAAGCTTAAAGATGTCCTTGACACATCCAGGATGGATATCATTGGTGGAAGGGACAGCTGTTCCATGTCCCACTCCCTGTCCAGCAGCCCAATGAGCAGCCCCGGTGCTGGCTCTCAGTCCTGCCATGGACCAGGCCCCAGCCCCAGTTCATGTCAGAGTACTCGCTCATGTCAAGCGTCTGAACTTAGCCCCAGCCTATGTCAAGTCCAACGTACCTGCCAAGGACCGGGCCACATGTCGAACCAGTGTCAAGGACCCAGACCATGTCATGGTCCAGGCCTGGGATCTGGACCGTGCTCAGGACCAGGACCATGCACAGGCACTGACCAAGGACCCTCCTTTCCTTCACTGCCTGACAGTCTCCTCTCTGATGGGCCATCACTTGCATCCATCCCTGATGCTCTCAACTCCTCTTCTTCAAGCCTTCCTCCTATCCCTGACATCCTGAGCCCCATGCCGGTCTATCCTGCCGGAGTGCTGCTGGTGTGCAACAGCTGCATGGCCTATCAGCAGTTAGTGGAGGCCAAGTCACCGATGCGAAAATGGGCTCTGCGTAGGAAAAATGAACCCTTGGAGGCTCGTCTGCATCGTTTAGAGCGTGAGCGCACAGCTAAGAAGAACAAGCGGGCATGCGAGACAGACGAGGAGAGGGAACTGAGAAGGTTGCGGGACCGCGAGGCCAAGCGCATGCAGAGGATGCAGGAGACGGAGGATCAGCGGGCACgcagactgcagagagacagagaggccatGCGTTTAAAGAGGGCCAATGAGACACCAGAGAAGAGGCAAGCCAGGCTGCTCCGTGAGAGGGAGGCAAAGAGGATCAAACGACGCCTGGAGAAGATCGACCCTGCTCTGAGGACACAGATAGAGCATGATCCTGCTGCAATGGCCGCCCTCACAGCAGACATGAGTCTATTTCAGTTCCCCTGCCCTATGCCGGTCCCTTCCATCGATAATGGCCTGTTCATGAAACTGCCCTAA